The following nucleotide sequence is from Ornithodoros turicata isolate Travis chromosome 2, ASM3712646v1, whole genome shotgun sequence.
GACCGTGTGTACCCTTACCAGGCATTTTATCACGCTCCAGCGCGGTTCGCGACACGTCCTGTAGAGTACCTGCACGCCGTTCCACGGCGCTACCAGCAGAAAACACGTTTCGTTCTTCCATCCAGCGAAGAGTTCGAAGAGCCGCCTTCCCTCGCAACAGCCTCAGCGGCCTCCTCGCTGGAGCAAGCTCAGGAAGCAGACGTGTATCAGCACGTTACAGACGAAGACGCCCGGCTTGAGCACACCACTACGGAACGGGCTAAATGGCAGTGCGGAACCCTCAGCTTGTCGTTCCTTCTCCTCTCTCTCGTCTTACTTCTTGTCCTTCTCCTTTTGGGAGTATCCAATATGATTGTGCGCGGAGAAGGAGAATATCAAGATGGTGGGAACGTCTTTTTGCTCTTCAAAAAGTTACCGCTGTTCTCGAATACGCGCAGCAACGCCAACACTACCGCAGCGACATCCGAGACGAAGAAGATACCGACGTGCGTATCCGACGGCTGTGATGCTGAAAGACGGTCCCCCGGTGGAAACCTCAACTACTCGGTGGATCCCTGCAGTAACTTTTATTCCCACGTATGTCCCGCGAATTGGTACGGCGACAATGGAACTCTGGATACGTACGTGTCTCGAGCAACTGGCACGGTCCTGCGTCACCTATGGGACTATTTGAGCGACGACTACGTCAACATCTCGTCAGCTTCGTTCGTGGGGCACGCTGCCTTTCTCGCTCGTGGCTGCATGAAGAAACGAAAGGACGTCTCTGAATGGATCGCATTTCGCGACATACTGTCAGACCTTGGGATACCAGGATGGCCCTACCATAATAACCTGCCGAATGTAAGCCCCCAGGACGTCGCCAGGGTTACGGATAAGCTGTTAGGAACGTCCACTCTCGTGACGGTCCTGCTTCGCCAAGGATCATGGGAGAATGAAATGGGGATCTACGTGGACTCGCCGCCTATATTTCTGCGACGTTTTGTGACGCTTGAAGCGACAGAGGGATTTATGACGTATAGTGAATTTGTTTATAAGGTGTTATCTCTCGGAAAAAGAGCTCCTCGTGAGACGCGTGACCTTGCGTCCGAGATAGTGAAACTGGAAGAGATGATGGCAGAGGCTGCAGCTCCTTCGAGTCGAAGCGTACCAATAATTCATGCTACTAGACCGGTGGGTGCATTCAAGAACTTGCGAAACTGGAACTGGCTGCGGTACCTCACGTACTTTACCGAAGGAACCCCTGGCGTTTCTTTGGCAAACATTGCGATTCTCGACCGAAACTACATTGATCAGCTGGCCATCATCTTGCCCGATGTTCGCCGACGAACGCTAATTAACTACATTGGCTATCTACTGCTAATACGTATATCTCCTCTTCTTCCCGACGACGAGGTAAACTTCATAGCTCCTGTAAGCCACGCAATCAAACTAACAACCGGTGGCTCAGCTCGGCTTGCGGCCTGTATGTTCATGCTGGAGCGAATCCATCCATTGGGTGTCCGAATGTTGACGTGGTCGGCAATGATGAGAAAAAGCCAATCGTTTGACCGGGATGAAGACAAACTAGTGGATATCTTCAGAGGGCTGCAAGATGCCGCACGCTCGGAAATGAAACGAGCTGCTCATTCGGCACCGTGGTTGACTACGAACGAGTCTCGTATCGTGGCACTTCAGATTGATCGCATGAAGATAGAGGTGTTGCCTGTGAGGGAAGAAGAGACCTTGTCTACCTCAACTTTTCCTGCAGTTCCTGAAGAACAGGGGCCGATGATTGCGGCGTACTACAAGTTGGCTCGCTTCTTGCGCACGAAATACTGGGCAGGTGCCGACCCAACGCAGTTCCAGGAACCCATGACGCCATCAGAGTCTGTATTTCGCCCCGGGTTCTCTTATGATCCGCAGCGCAGCGCCATCCTGCTCTCGCCTGCTACCGTAGCCTTCGCCGCTAAAGCTAATCGTTTATCTGATGCAGCGTCGATACCTCTTGTTCTAGCTCCGCTGGTGCGAGGTATGTTTGCCACGATCGACGCACGCGGCAGCACTGTTGGCGCCGACGGGGCGACACACAAATTGCTATCAACTCACTCGCGGGGCGTTTTCCTGTCGCGTTCGTGGTGCATTCAGGGAGCGTTCCTTGAGAGTTCGAAGACACTCATCAACAATGGCCCCGACGAATCGTCGTTCCTGTACGAGAACGTTGCTGATGTCGCCATCGTAGAACCACTGTACAATATCTTTCTGAAGCTCGCACGAAACGAGGACGTGCCGAATGTCACTCCAGGTGTGTCGAAGCAGAGGgcctttttcgtgaattacgcGTGGATGTTTTGCGAGCCTGTTCACACTGAAAGTTACGTGAAGCAGCAGCTTCGATATAAGACATCGGTCCCGGGAAGGTTCAGGGTGAACTTACCGCTCAAGAGGTTCGGAAGTTTCGCGAAGGTGTTCGACTGCGCGCCTGGTTCGCGAATGAATCCCCGGCGTTCTTGCACGTTCTGGTGAAAAACATGCTGAATGATTTTTCAAACATTAAATAGGCCTGCATCACACCGGTCTTTGTATCTTTCAAGGACAGACAGGAGCCACTTGCAATATTGCGTTCCCTTTAATTATGTGGTACTCGAGTATTATGCATGTACCACAGAACGTGCTACGCGGCAGAATCTGCAAGCGGGTGTGCGTGCGCAGAGTTGAAGGTGTCGTAAAAAGAAAATTGCTATTTGCCTCGCTTGTAATGTAATAGCCGTAGCGTTCGTAATAGAGTCAACTCTGGAAGCAAATCTCGTCTGCAGTTACACCGAAGCTTAATACAATATTGTAAGTTACTGTATCCTAGTGTATGATTCTTGACataaccaaaataaaaattaaaaaacctAAGACAAAGACAACGGAGCGAACACCGAAAGCCCCAACTTGACAGTAaaccgcgtttacatgaactcgacaggaGCGAGTCTGATTGAGTCAACTCGGTCACATCAACGCTGTCGGGTCGAGTTGACACCGAGTCGAGTCGAGCTGAGTCAACCCGACGTCGGCGGTGGGTTGACTCGCTCGACTCGACATGTACATAGGTGCATGTAAACGCTATCGGTGAGAGTCGGGCACTGGCTTCGCTTGTACCGGTTTAGGTTCAGGCTCGCCAAGTACCTTTTAAAACAGGTCAGGTGCCTCAAGGACACCACTGGCGCAAATCTAGGCGCACAGACCAGATTGAAGGAATAGAAAACTGATAGGTGGTTAGGGAAACTTGTTACTTGACCTTGTGGTGTCGCCCGCGTCGCCGGTAGGCTGGGCaggtaatggtaatggtaccgcGATGTTATACGTTACGCTAGGCAATGCCTCTCCCTCCTTCTCTACGTGGACATTAAAGAGTCAGTAtccgtctgctactgcgattcaccgttctgcgaattcaagaacccgaaAATGACTGCAgttcacctggaacctgcagaccttcatatttagacaaaaaaagTGCGAGGCGCTTTCCAGAAAACCAGTCTTCataaagattgagaccgttttgctctttatttccaagttttcccatttagtaggCAGGGTctttcaatcacaactcgcagacgacggaggttcgtcttcatggccacggTACCGCTGAAGGCaggttcgtgattggctgccgccgtaGAAAACACCGTCCTGATTCGCGTCACGTCGTCGAGTAAGCAGGCTCTCTCTATCTATGTGGTGTTGGCCGCGGTAGCCCGCCATAGCCGCGACCAGACTGGCTGGTGGATTGGATTAGATGTCGAGatcatgtttcggtttcggttccaCAGCACTGGTCCTCTGGGGCAtcgggtggtggtgatggtgatagggcttgccgttgtcggcctcacgtaggtgggcaacgtcacgactcacgccctgggggaatgtgcgtcctgggccgacatatgtctgaaagcgtctgaggaaaacccaggaaaaaccccagacagcacagccggcaccgggattcgaacccgggtacctcccatcGGGCATCGGGAGCGGTTTGATCGGTATGCTCTTGCTTCTGCTCTTCTCTGGGCCCTATCCCACGACAGGATGAGTCGCTTGCTGTGGTTGATGGTGTGCTCATCGCATGCCGTGTTCAAGCCTATAGAGCCGTTTCTTTTTGCTTAGTCTGCAGATTTCTTGTCGTTTCTAGTGCTCTGCAGTCGATTAAAATAGCTAGCATGTTGTGTTTCCTGTGCTGATTAGTAGGGAGCCTGCGTGTGCTTGAAACAGTAAACCACTTCCTTTGTCTACCCTGTTGAAGATTTCGGGCGCTGGGCAAGTTTTATGCTGGCCATATAGACATAGAGGGTCAGactattcttttctttttcttttttattacaGAAGAGAGTGATATCGCTTCCTCCACTGTATTCATCTCTTTCTGGATCATCTTGCACCACTGATGGTCGGATTTTGCGGTGCTCTGTTTCGTTTCGGAGCTGTAGATTTTGTCGATCTGGGTGGTTCTTTTTATCCAATTTATCCGTACGCCCTTATATCGGATATATCGGAACAGGCGGGTCATGAAGGCATTGCGGGATCCATGGATTAGTCTCCCTATAGGTAGTGAGCCTTTGATCTAGCTTCCCGATAGCCAAACGGGGACCACCCCATTTCGCCTTCGATAGTGACGTTAGGGGTGGCGAATGAATCTTGTAAGAGCCATCTTCCAATTTCTCCTTGTTGTCTCTCTAGATGCTCCAATGCAGGGATGGGCAAAGATAAATTTTtctagtatttaaatataaatacaaaatattttgttgaaaggggtatttaaatactcttcataaatacttttcaatgtgAGTATTTaaacacaaaatataaatacagtatttaaatgccgtaactactaccataaatactgtgaggaagatggcatctggaattacagacataatgaaaaataacaacaaatcagcaagcaacaataacatttatttgttaaGTTATCATAACGATTTTAATAGTAGAACTTTCTACACgactgcatcttttaggcatcGTCTGTTCGGCCGTAGAATCAAATTCTCAAAGAGAACAGCCTCTccttaaatataattataaatacatttttctagtctgtatttactgtataccaaatataaatacacgtatttatatacacgtttatatatatatatttatatacacacGTACATTtaaatacacgtatttatattttaaatagtattttagtATATTAGTAGTatttagtattattattattattattatttagtaTTATTAGTAGTATTTTAGTATTTAGTATTGTGAttgtcgtgtttttttttatatgtatcCTTTTCCTattgtccccccccc
It contains:
- the LOC135385116 gene encoding neprilysin-2-like — its product is MSGISSTAYLTDDRHPIDAEYEPFDQGSSAYPMARYRPEAYRAFSDRVYPYQAFYHAPARFATRPVEYLHAVPRRYQQKTRFVLPSSEEFEEPPSLATASAASSLEQAQEADVYQHVTDEDARLEHTTTERAKWQCGTLSLSFLLLSLVLLLVLLLLGVSNMIVRGEGEYQDGGNVFLLFKKLPLFSNTRSNANTTAATSETKKIPTCVSDGCDAERRSPGGNLNYSVDPCSNFYSHVCPANWYGDNGTLDTYVSRATGTVLRHLWDYLSDDYVNISSASFVGHAAFLARGCMKKRKDVSEWIAFRDILSDLGIPGWPYHNNLPNVSPQDVARVTDKLLGTSTLVTVLLRQGSWENEMGIYVDSPPIFLRRFVTLEATEGFMTYSEFVYKVLSLGKRAPRETRDLASEIVKLEEMMAEAAAPSSRSVPIIHATRPVGAFKNLRNWNWLRYLTYFTEGTPGVSLANIAILDRNYIDQLAIILPDVRRRTLINYIGYLLLIRISPLLPDDEVNFIAPVSHAIKLTTGGSARLAACMFMLERIHPLGVRMLTWSAMMRKSQSFDRDEDKLVDIFRGLQDAARSEMKRAAHSAPWLTTNESRIVALQIDRMKIEVLPVREEETLSTSTFPAVPEEQGPMIAAYYKLARFLRTKYWAGADPTQFQEPMTPSESVFRPGFSYDPQRSAILLSPATVAFAAKANRLSDAASIPLVLAPLVRGMFATIDARGSTVGADGATHKLLSTHSRGVFLSRSWCIQGAFLESSKTLINNGPDESSFLYENVADVAIVEPLYNIFLKLARNEDVPNVTPGVSKQRAFFVNYAWMFCEPVHTESYVKQQLRYKTSVPGRFRVNLPLKRFGSFAKVFDCAPGSRMNPRRSCTFW